GATGCTGTTGGAAGTTGTTGTCTACATTAAGTGTGGGTTTCCCCCTTCAAGTCATTGTCCCACATGTCACTCCTCCTGTGGAAATTTCCCCACCAAAATGTACAAGTGCATTTCACTAGCCAAGTGGACAACGAAGACCAACCATTCCAAGTCCTTTATGAACTTGATACCCAACAACATCCTGTGTTATACACAGTTTCCAAATAAGACAATAATGTATTTCACCTAACATAATTTTCATGTACAACTGAAAACATTGTTTCCTTAGAATAGGTGTCAAAGTCCCTTTAGGAAAGCTTATTCATTTACTGTATCACAATTAAATATGACAATACATAGCAATACCCAATATTGACATTAACTCAATAAATACATTACATGgtaaagaaagagatgaaagaaaacatgacCAGTTGCTtaatatctgtgtgtatatgtcttaGCTTCATTTCCTGTTGTAGTGACAAAATATCCAGGTAAAAGCAACATAAAGAAAAAGGTGTTTGTTTGGCTCAGAATTCCATCACTGTGGGGGAAGTCAACATGGCAAAAACTTGGGCCATCTTCTcacattacatccacagtcaaaagcagagagcaatgaattaaTGCATGTATGCTTGTGCTCAGCTAGCTAACTTTTCCCACTTTTATACATTCCTGGGTCCCAGTCAGGGAATGGCACTTCCAGAAGTGGGTGAATCTTTCTACCTTATTTATGCAATCAAGATAACTGCTCACAGGCAAGCTCAGGGGCCCATCTCACAGGtgcttctagatttttttttttaagttgcaatCAACAATAACCATCacactataaaaataaacatatatattttttgtttgtttttcagtcagggtctcactacgaATCCCGGGCTGTTGTGGACTcatctgcctttgcctgctgagtgctgggattaaaggcatatgcccagcatatatattcttaacaaaataagacagaaaacaatCGGAAATCCTCACTTTTGTGAGGCCCCACAAGTGTACCATATTTCTAAGTATCTTTTCTGGTGTCATTTTGTATTTCCTCATCTTCAGCAAGCACACTAAGCATCTtggtttttaacattttaatttaaatattttagtattaaaaaaaccttgtaaataaataaaaacaccataCACCCAAATTAGCTAATTCTTTACCTTGAGAAGTAACTCTCAATTTCATTCTTGAAGTATCTGAGCCATTTATTACCCTGTTTGGACTGAGTTGTAGCTTCCTATGGGTTTTGATCACTAGACTTGGCAATACTAAGGGAATCCAAGAATagtcttcctttcctcttgtCCTAGTTTgagttgctgctgttgttgctaaaacactgaccaaaaccaacttgaggagaaaagggtttgttctgGATTATACTTTATAGTCCAGCACTGAGAAAGCCAGGGTAGAATCTCAAGGCAAGAACTTAGAAGTAGGatttgaagcagagaccatggaggaagactaattactagcttgcttcttatggcttgctcagcctgctttcttatacaacacaggACCACTACCTACTAGcggaccacccacagtgagccCCGTCACacccatcattaatcaagaaaatccccaaagacttgcctacagccacTCTAATGGAGGCAACTCCTCAATTGATGTTCTCTGTTTCCAGTTAACTCTAATTTGTAtcaagtagttaaaaaaaaaaaaattagcatatCTCCGTTGCTGAATTGTAGTCTCATCTCCCgaccctacccccaccccgcccccctcCAGTGTCAATAACTGTTTTTAGTTAAATCAAGGGTACAAAGAGCCTAGAGGAAacaggggtgggttggggtgtgtgtgggtgtcttaGCTCCCAGTTGAAAGGAATAGTTGTTCCTCCCAGTGGAAGGACATCCGTTTGTTGAACCATAAGATCAACagaacaggaagcaaaaatttTGCTAGTAAGTTCCAAGGAtgatttcccctcccctcccttgaCTTCTAGACTCAGGAGAAAAACAGTATCATATTAGATGACAATTTAGAGCAAATCTATTCTTCTAGAGAACCTTGCCCTAGTACTGTAAGCTATTGCCAACTCACTCGTGCTATAGCTACATCGCAAAAGGCCATTCCACTATTCAATCAACCAAAATTCTTCAGACTAATAggaaaaatggttaaaaaaaaaaaagtacctattAACCCTTGCCCCATTGCTTAAGCAAACTTCAGAGAATTATGCCATGTCACCATTTACTTACAAGAGTTAAACTTAGAAATAAATAGTTCATATATCCATTTTAATAATAAACTAATGAGTGTAATATAATTTTTAGAATATTCCTTCTAGGATATGTAATTTTTGGAGCATTGAACCTTTCATAATGCACAGTTGTAGTACTCCACTACCTGAagaattttcagaattttaaaactatttcttacAATCAACTTTCTGATGTTTCTGTACAAGTTTTGATATTGGGTGCATTCTTAGTTTGTTCTTTTATGTTTGTTAATCTAATAATATGACTAATGGCAGCCCTCACAACTtcattgtcttgttttcttcCATAAACACTGTCATGTTATTTATAGAAGGGATATGCAATAACGAGGCCTTTTAACATTCTATGCTTAAGAATTCTCTCTAGTATGGGTCTTTTCATGTATTCTAAGGGAACCACAACGAGTGAATGCTTTCCCACACTGCTTACATATGTAGGGCTTCTCACCAGTATGAATTTGCTCATGTCTTTGACAATCCCCCAAAGCAggaaaggctttcccacactgctTGCATGCATAGGGTCTTTCTCCACTGTGAATCCTTTCATGGCGTCGAAGGGAACTGTAACCACTAAAAgctttcccacattccttacaGTCATAGGGTTTTTCCCTAGTGTGAATCCTTTCATGTCGTTGAAGAGAACTCTGTATAGtgaaggctttaccacattcctTACACttatagggcttctctccagtgtgaattcgCTCATGTATTCGAAAGGTACCAGAAGAGATGAAACCTTTCCCACACTGTTCACAGACATAGGGTTTCTCACCActgtgaattctttcatgattTCGAAGGGAAGTACGAGTAGTGACAGCTTTATTACACAAGTTACAAAcatagagtttctctccagtgtgagtcCGTTCATGTACTCGACAGGTACTTGAAGAAATGAAACACTTCCCACAGTACTTGcatacatagggtttctctccactgtGAATTCTTTCATGGCGTGGAAGTGAACTTTGACCAGTGAAAGCTTTCCCACAATACTTACAAacaaagggtttctctccactgTGAATCCTGTCATGGCGTCGAAGGGAACCACGACTAGGGAAGGCTTTCCCACAATGGTTACAAATGTAGGGTTTCTCACCAGTATGAGTTCTTTCATGTCTCCGAACCTtactggaagaagaaaaggctTTTCCACATTGCTGACATTTATATGGTTTGTCTATGGTGTGATTATATTCATGCTTTAGAAAGCATTCAGGATACATAAAGGATTTCCTAGATTCCCTAAATTTATAAAGACTGTCTCTGTCTTCatatatttcatattcatatGGTTTATGTCCTGTTTGAATGGGGTTATTCATATTTAGGGGTGGGAGACCAATAAGTATGTCTTCACATAAATTACTTTCACACAGTTTTACTCCATGAGGGATTTTCTTGTTCACAACAGTAACTGGAAATTGGCTGAAGATTTCTTCACATTGTCTCCCTTCACTGGGTTCATACAATAATTCCACCACTTCATTTCTGTAAAAAGTAGAAGGCACATtacttaaattttgtttataagtTACCTGTCAGGAGAACTGTTTATATTTTGCAGCATCAAAGTTCTTTAACATGAATGGGCTAAATGTTTTACAGGGTTTCTAGAGACTATCTATACATGAAGATACTGGTATTTATAGATGTTAACATGTTTACCAAGTAACTATTTTGTAACCACTGAATGCCCATGTCATTAtgattgtttatttacttatttttcattattcatttgtgATGGAGTCTTGCTTCTTGATGTGATGGtaaagctggccctgaactcattaCCATTTACTGCTATAATTGTAATTAGTCAGTCCTGAAGGTGTCTCTCTttaaaccttctttaaaaaaaatgcttccagaaAAACTTTGggattttgaaatatttggaaatataCATGCTATTTTGAAGAGGAGAACCAGTGACCAGTGTAAAGAAGAAATTCCttcaaacttttaaattattattactaGACAGGCAGGGAGAgctgtgtggagggcagagggagcTCTGTGGTGTCAGTACTCTCCTTCCGCCTTTATCTGGGAgatgaattcaggttgtcagccttgggcAGCAAAGAGCCTTACCCACTAAATTATCTTGCTGGcccttttttcaattttttaaatacacCTCACACTCAAAGCCTAAAGATAATGTCatacatttttcacttttattatttacttaaacttaaaaaaaatatttctttgtatttacaACAAACTTTAAagatctgttttatttatttattttaatttttaattttttttttgtttttgtttttttgagacagggtttctctgtagctttggagcttgtcctggactagctctgtagaccaggctggcctcagactcacagagatccacctgcctctgcctcctgagtgctgggattacaggtgtgcgccaccaccacccggccctgttttatttttaagtgtgtgtgtgtgtgtgtgtgtgtgtgtgtgtgtgtgtgtgtgtgtgtgagagagagagagagagagagagagagagagagagagagagaaggtatgTGTACATAACTGTGGTACCTGTAGAGGCAAGAgcttagatcccctggaattggataGAGTACAAGGATGCTGGGAatgaaccaaactcaggttctgtTCAAAACAGTACTGGTGATCTTAATCCTCAACCCcttacatttatctatctatctatgtatctatctatgtatcatctatctatctatcttctatttattgtgtgtttgtgtgtgtggttatagGTGAGTGAGTATGCATGTGCTACTACCTCAATGTAGATATCATAGGATAACctgcaagagttggttctcttgaTTCACTATATGTGTTCTGAGGAAGGACCCAGGTCATTAGGCTTAGTGGCAAGGACTtgtacctactgagccatctcatcggTCCTGATTATGAGTTATAtggtaaatgtatgtgtgtgtgtgtgtgtgtgtgcattagaAGGTCCAGTGAGAATCCCAGGTGTCCTCTTCTACAACTTTCAATCTTATCCCCTTGATACAAGGATATTTTATTGAATCTGGAACTCATGCTACCTTTCTCATCCTCCCAGCTAGGCTGAtagccagtaagccccagggacAGTCCagtctccacttttttttttttaaatgtgtgtgctggggatcacTGAATTCAAGTATTAATACTTatacagcaagtgttcttactaCTTGACCCATCTATCGGTCTAGACCacataatttcaaataattttgaaCTTGAAACAAATTTTGTGTATAATGGATTATCAGAAAGTCAACTTATCATCTTGGTGGTGTATTACATGTCACAAATCAtctatgactttttaaaaattatttgagattaaattattttgaagttGGGCATATTTGTTTGGTtgacctatttttaaaatttctagtcATTTCTATATTCTTGAAAAATTTCCCTTTGTGTACAAGTGctttacatgtatgtctgtgtaacacCTTCatacagtgcctgaggaggcgAGAAGAAGGCATCcaatctcctgggactggaattatagatggttatgaaccaccatgtgggtgggtgctgACAATCTAATCCTGGTCCTCTAAAAGAACCACCAGGGCTATTAACTATTGAGCAATCTCTCTACCTTTGATTCCCACATGCTTGAGCAACATTCTTCTCATTTGGAGGGACAGATTATTACCTTAGGTTTTTCCTAATATGCTCATCATCTTCAATCCTCTGGCCTTCCTCAGTTTGTCCTAAAATGCAgagccagaaaaacaaacaaacaaacaaaaacacaaaaaatcaaCATTATGAAGTCTATAATATTAAACTTCTGTAAATTCATGGTATAACTAATCTATGCCTGGTATATTCACCACATGTCACCTTGGTATTCTAAATCACTGAGCAGCATTGGCGAGTAAGACAGATTTGCTCTCTCATTGTTAAGTGAGGAAATAACCTCATCCTTACCTATAGCAACAAGGTTTTTGAAGGTTTCCTGCATCACATCTGTGTAGAGTTGCTTCTGGGAAGGATTCAACAAATCCCATTCCTCCAAGGTGAAGTTCACAGCCACATCCTCAAAAGTTAGACAGTCCTAAAACATCCCACATGAGGAGGAAGAGTAAGATTCATAGCATTGTAATGTAGATGCACTCAGTAAGAAGTTTACAGGGTGCTGTGTCCTTCAAAGGTCATGACACTCTTTTTCACCATGCATACTCTCTCCCTCTTACCCAGCAATTCCTGTATTGGATTGGAACTCTTTTGAATAAATAACAGTGCAGCAACAGGAACATCAATTATGCTACTGGATCCAATTGTACTTGATACACATGGATTCTCACAACAGTCCTGCCACTTAGTGCACACATAGCTAACACTAGCTCTCCTTACTCAGTCCACATATTCTTAGAAATGACTGAAACCAAAGTTTGATTTTTGCTGGTTTTTGCTCTTGGGGTGGATCTAAGCAGAGGTTGGGAGTTAAAATGTTCCCATACAGTTTCTGTACACAATGTACCATTAGCTTAATCCCTGCTTTCCCTCTAAATGCTTGAAAATTTCCAATATGTTCACCAGAGGGAGACTATTTGATCATCCTAAAGTGTCATCTGGAAGAGAATCTTTATTGAGCTACTCTGATGTTATTTATCACTTTTTGTCGTAACCTGTTATTTATGGAGTTCAATATACTTACTGTGCCTGTACTAAGAGAAAACTTCAGAGAGGTTGGTTATACCTGGTTTCTTACCAAGTAACCACAGGAATTCTGGAGAGTAATTTACTAAGGAAATAACATTACTTAAGAAAAATGCATAGTGCCAAAGAACAATGAAATAATAGGAATAGTGTCACAAATTTTAGATGGAACTCAATGAGTTCAAGATACCACTCCACACCTCATATCCTGCCCAGAAAaggttacttatttttattcaaataactGCAAATATGGTGACCCCTAGGTGGGACAAATACCACCCCTACCCCCAGAACAAGGGGAGAAGGTGGTCCGTATATACTTTTCCCATTTACTCTGCTCCAGTATTAAAGTGGCAGAGCCCCATCTTCCCTGGGGTGGGTAGTAAACAGCTTGCTGCTCCCCAGCCCCCGCTTCCCTGAAGTGTCTGAGAGGAGAATGTAGTCAGAATAGGAGGATGAAGGTTTGTTGCTTGCAGCAGAAGCAATGGTAGTGTCCCAGAATGGCACAAAAAACAATTCAACTGTCCAGAGGTAGTTGTGAACAGAGGAAAAGATGGAACCAGAAcctggggggagggcagggaggagcaAAAGAAGAAGGGGCAAGGCTAGTTCTTTAGTGCCCCCCTGGAGGAAGTAAAATAGTGTGCAGTGGAAACAGGAGTGGTGAGTTACACCCCACCTGCCTTAGGTGGAAGCCAGAGAATAGTACCTCACTCTGGAGACTGGTGGTAACTCACATCTGTCACTGCATTAGGTCTCTGTCTATcccacttcaaaacaaaacaaaacaaaacaaaacaaaacaaaacaaaacacacacacacacacacacacacacacacacactcctacatgGAGGGGTACgtgcacttgagtgcaggtgcctaggGAGGCT
The nucleotide sequence above comes from Onychomys torridus chromosome 21, mOncTor1.1, whole genome shotgun sequence. Encoded proteins:
- the LOC118571690 gene encoding zinc finger protein 136-like isoform X2, yielding MDCLTFEDVAVNFTLEEWDLLNPSQKQLYTDVMQETFKNLVAIGQTEEGQRIEDDEHIRKNLRNEVVELLYEPSEGRQCEEIFSQFPVTVVNKKIPHGVKLCESNLCEDILIGLPPLNMNNPIQTGHKPYEYEIYEDRDSLYKFRESRKSFMYPECFLKHEYNHTIDKPYKCQQCGKAFSSSSKVRRHERTHTGEKPYICNHCGKAFPSRGSLRRHDRIHSGEKPFVCKYCGKAFTGQSSLPRHERIHSGEKPYVCKYCGKCFISSSTCRVHERTHTGEKLYVCNLCNKAVTTRTSLRNHERIHSGEKPYVCEQCGKGFISSGTFRIHERIHTGEKPYKCKECGKAFTIQSSLQRHERIHTREKPYDCKECGKAFSGYSSLRRHERIHSGERPYACKQCGKAFPALGDCQRHEQIHTGEKPYICKQCGKAFTRCGSLRIHEKTHTRENS
- the LOC118571690 gene encoding zinc finger protein 136-like isoform X3 — translated: MQETFKNLVAIGQTEEGQRIEDDEHIRKNLRNEVVELLYEPSEGRQCEEIFSQFPVTVVNKKIPHGVKLCESNLCEDILIGLPPLNMNNPIQTGHKPYEYEIYEDRDSLYKFRESRKSFMYPECFLKHEYNHTIDKPYKCQQCGKAFSSSSKVRRHERTHTGEKPYICNHCGKAFPSRGSLRRHDRIHSGEKPFVCKYCGKAFTGQSSLPRHERIHSGEKPYVCKYCGKCFISSSTCRVHERTHTGEKLYVCNLCNKAVTTRTSLRNHERIHSGEKPYVCEQCGKGFISSGTFRIHERIHTGEKPYKCKECGKAFTIQSSLQRHERIHTREKPYDCKECGKAFSGYSSLRRHERIHSGERPYACKQCGKAFPALGDCQRHEQIHTGEKPYICKQCGKAFTRCGSLRIHEKTHTRENS